The Spea bombifrons isolate aSpeBom1 chromosome 4, aSpeBom1.2.pri, whole genome shotgun sequence genome segment ATGTTCTGGACAGACCCTTTTCCCTTGACTGGAGGAACAGAGGAGATGCTGTCTGGGTGGCTTCCCCTTTTTGCAGAGGTGCACTGAGTGGCCAGTAATGGATTTGTGGGAAAGgggaggtgcagaaacacttctttgTCGACAAATCTATCTAGAAACAACCCCTGGGACCCATGTAAGGGCTGCACTGGGTAGGGGCATCTGAGCAGGTGGTGGAATGCTTTTTAATGCCTCCCCTTGTAAAGTGCCACCCAAGGCCTAGACCTAGTAATTCCCACATTAAATGTATCTTGTTAGATGTATTTGTTTCGTCTAGTAAAAAATACCTTTTGTATCCACTATTTGAAATTAGGTAATTGCTGGGTGTTTGCTTTTGCTTTgatcaacagaagaaaaggcTAAATGCGAAACCTGATATATTtaagggtttgttttttttcaaccaaGACTTATGTTTTACTCACGCCAATAGTTTACTGAACCTTATTTCCTTACTTTTGAATCTTTCACAGCAACTTAAGCTAATATTTAAAAGTTGCTGTTGCGCCATCTGCCTGTTATTAACATGAATAAAAGGGCCAGTCACAGCATGAATGCAAAGAACGAGGTTAGGCATCAATAGTAGTCTTTCAAGAGGATGGAAGAGTTAGACGACTGGAATGTCTGGCCTGTTATAGGGATGAACGCAAGGAAAGGTTAACATGAAATGAAAGTGTGTATAAATAGTATCACAAGCAACTAAGCGGTTCCATGACAGTGTAAGGCAGCATGGGCATCAAATTTCTGTCCTCAAGGTCCAGAGATCACTGCTTAGTTGAAAAACATTTacactaaaaacaaaatcatggtTTGTATGAAGAATATTATGTGCCATTTTAAACTGCTATTTAAATCAGAATCATTGTTAAAGACACAGAATTACTTGGAGTTGGCATGCACCAAGTGGAGGTCGTAGTATTGTGAACATTCACGCAGAACGAATTATTTGCTGTTGTACATAGGACATGAGTCGAAGTGGAAGTACAGGGTAAAACCGATACACGTCTCATTTTATGAGCAGATAAGTAtgtctttttacattttgattacAGGTAGTTGGCCGTGAAATACTGCTTCACCTAGTCGAGTACCTGGTAACAAATTATAAGACTGATCCAGTGATATCAAGACTAATAAATAACACTAGAATACATATACTGCCTTCCATGAATCCAGATGGCTTTGAAGCAAGCAATCGGGACTGTCTGTTCTCAGGTGGCAGGTAAGCCACACGAATGGGTTAAAAATGGGGTCAAAATTATTTGAGTCACATTAAATTATGTTGTAAATGTTGCCTGAGATTACAAAGTAATAAATACCATAAATGAAGCGTGTTTAACCGTTTAACAAATCCATCCAAATCCGACAGGTAATTGTCATTTGAACTACTAAACCTACTGATCTTTCTTTACCATCAATAATGGGCATCTCACTTGTATCAAGGGCTGAACCCACAGCTATGCAGCTGACACTCTAAGGGTTAAAAGCCATGTAAGGTATTGATTGGAAATATCATAAAATCTCTACCAgacaattttattatatacaagAGTCATTATGTCTGCTTGATTTCCTAGAGCTCTGAACAGAATTTCCAAGTGAAATTCTCTATTATCTACCTTTTGGTAAAATCCTAATGTTACAGGGGTCCCGTAAATGACCCCAGTCATTCCAGTACAACCTATATAATCAATATAAccaatgaaaatgtaatgacATTAGGTTGGCATAGGTACACCTGTAATTTATCAACAGAACCACACCATCTATAATCTAACCCGTGTGGTTCCATGGAAAAGAACGTCTACCATTTGTATCCTCTACTGCCTTTCAATGGCTAATATAAAACTtatatgaaaaacatatatGAAGCTTCTTCATTTGGATTTGAAGGGGTTTAAAACAGACATACAGTACACACTGAAAACCAGTTACTCAAACTGGAATTACAGTTTATCAGCAAGAGTCAGGTTGGAATATAACAACGTATTGACAtcttgctgttttatttttcaaggtacaataaaaataactatgACCTGAACAGAAATTTCCCTGATGCCTTTGGAACAGACGCTGTTTCAATCCAACTTGAGACCCGGGCAGTTATGGACTGGATTAAGCAGGAGACTTTTGTCCTATCTGCTAACTTTCACGGCGGAGCAGTGGTTGCCAGCTACCCGTATGACAATGCTAACGCAAGTAAGAAGTCAGATATTCTGGTTTTCTTCAGTAAACTACAAAAGCACTTGTTAGATCTATGAAATTCTGTAATATGAGAAAGCCTGTGCTCTTTCATTTTGTATCTGAacctttgttttaatttttttcaaccaCTAGTTTGTAGATTCCTGTTTGACACACGGTTTAAAGGGTTCATGTTTTACTGTAGACTGgagttgaaatctaaccctcccctacagtttcttcattttttgcttTCTAAGAAGTTCACATGCATCTGAagatttacttattattattatttttatatcacaCCAACAATTTATGTAGCGCttcttttaatgcatatattcTAGCggaatgacaagactagaactaGAACAAACTGGTACATTAGGTGAAGAGGTCCCTGCCCACAAGCTTACACTCTTGAGGACTTACAATGAAATGCAGATTGCATAAAAGGCTTGTTAAGTGGGGCAACTgcatttaaaatctttttttttttttagtcctaGTCTGTCCACTTTATGAAACTGCTGCAATAGAGTTAGTCTCAGAAATGGTTTAGCTAAaagggcaaaaattcccacagaaacactccaaaatcttgtgaaagcCTCCTCAGagtagtggaagctgttatagctgcaaatggggCTGGCAAAGCCATagtaatgcccatggttttgaaatgggatGTCCAAAAACTCATATAGGtttgatggtcaggtgtccagatACTTTTGGTCATAGTGTATCCATCAATAGTcatatttgtgaagaaagcattgTCTTATTTATGAATAAAAGCGGAATTTGGAGTGAAAACTCATTTCCGACCAGAATTGTACAGtgtctaatttatatagaatgtaGGAAAGAACTTctcatatataaataatcttGCCTCATTTGACCTAAAATCTAATTATTTGTTTCCCGACTCAGCTACAAATGGAATATCTCCGGACGATGATGTTTTCATTCACCTCGCCAAGCTGTATGCTAAGAACCATGCCACCATGCACCAAGGCGTTATCTGCGATTCGACAAGTCGTTTTTCGAATGGCATCACTAATGGCTATACATGGTATGCAgttaaaggtaataataataataataataacttctcaCAGATAGCCCCAGTGCACCACTGAAATGGGTTAACAATTGCCCAAGCCATTGAAGAGGTATTTCTCATgtcatttgttttgtgtttattgaTGTTTCTCTGTGCCTCACCcaaattaataacttatttcTGATTTGTAGTTTATTGCTTCTAAAATACAATCTGAATAGCAGAGATGTTTCTTGGCTCATACAAAAACCCATCTACGAGTCCAAAGCTGTCAAATAACTTCAATCTATTACCATATACACCTACAGATCCTTTACACGCGCCACAAACGCTAAATTAGCCCCCAAGTACACTACACAACCATTCCATATGTACCCCATGCATACATTGTTAGCGTTTCTTCTGCTTACATTCGCCTGATCATTTGTCTGATCTCCCGTTTTATATTAAGCCAAATTGTATGCAACATTATGAACTGGCACATCGGTGTGTGCCCTTAAGGGATCCATTGTATTTACTTCTATAGTTACCATTCAGTATTAAAGATTGAAAAAATTGTagagctgaaggggttaaggagccATTATTTGTCCTTTGGGGTGACTCTGCCATGCCACATGTTAAAGCTTGAATAATATGGGCTGGCGGTCTCCATAAAGCAATGACACATGTCTGGTTTTGGTGCCTGTATATGTAATCTTTGTTACCCATGTGTTTCAGGAGGTATGCAAGATTATAACTACATCTACGGCCAGTGTTTGGAAATTACAATTGAATTGTCATGCTGTAAATATCCTAATCAGACAACCCTTGCTCAGTATTGGAATGAAAACAAGGTTTCACTGATAGAGTACATGAAGCAGGTGCACATGGGTATGTAGTACCAGCAAAGGCCTTTTTGATTGCTTAaagactgtgtgtatgtgtatatgtgtgtatgtatatatatatatatatatatatatatatgtatgtgtatatatatatatatatatattaattattcatATGAGCAGAACAACAAAGCCCCTCGCCTTTCCTTGCACCCCAATCTGCGTCAGAAGGTTCCCTGCTGTTTCACAGACGGGGATCTTCTTCATTAGATTGCTAAATCTATGTACAAAGTGGAAAAGGACCGAAGCTGACCCGACCCGACCCGATACCGATACCCATTACTCCTGACAGACATAATGAAATACTGATTGCATGTTAGAGTGAAGAAATTTGCTATGTATATTTGGGAATTAAGCAGTGTGGTTTTTAACTTCCAGTATTGCTGAAATGTTAGGTATTGCGTTACTAAAACATGGATCACATCTCATTTGACGTGACAATCATACTTTGTCAGTGATCAGTGTAGCAAACCAAACTCTAAGCAGCATCTCAACGTGCTGCTTTCCTGCCCAATCACTTACCTTCATGCAGGTCACCATGGAAGCATGTTAAGCGGGCTCTGCTTTTTAGAGGATCGAAAGAAACGCCATAAGGGATCCTGGAAATAATGGAAATGAATTGCTGCACGCTTGTgtccattaaaacatttatacttGAAAAATTGTGGAATGTAGTTGAAAGGAGTTTTCATAATTGTTTGTCTAAGAGCCTTTTTAATATGGCCGTAAATCACTTTAGTATCAATGTTATTCATGCTACGTTTCTTCACAGGGATAAAAGGGCAAGTGTTCGATATACGTGGGAATCCCATTCAAAATGCAAAAGTGGAAGTCTCAGGAAGGAAACGGATCTGCCCTTACTACACCAATAAATATGGGGAGTATTATTTTCTCCTTCTGCCAGGAAGCTACACATTCAATGTAAGTATCTACCTTTCTAAAGAAAATGTCTGCCTGCAGGATGGGTACAGACCATGAATGCTAGCGTCGTTACCTGGTTATCATGTGTTCCACTGAATTATAACTTGTATTAGTAAATGAAACCTATAATTACTATATTTGCTTTGCAACTTTCATcaataatatatgtaatgtatttctCTGCATTCAGCATCAACAGGGCGGACATGTTCTTTCagcattaaaaaatgatataaaagccTACCTTTTCTCCACCCCATAGGCTAATTAATGGTAGTTGTGTACCTGTGTATATACTACATGGAGTCATATGATAAAACATCCAACATTTTCTCATATATACTATAAGGCATACAGTATGTGCAACAACTTTAttcaaatcattattttttcttgtcATTTAGGTCACCGTGTCAGGAGCATCAATAACACGGACTGTTAACATCTCAGAGTCTCAAAACCTTTGGGCAATGAGTTATGACTTTTCCTACACCGTCCCGACAGTCAGTCCAACACCAGAAACGTCATTATGTAGTTCCACCGCACAACCTGGAAACGCCGGTGTAGCgcagcaaatatatattctcCCCTTCCTGCTAAGTACTATGTTAATGCTGCTACTTACATCCCAGTAGGGCTGAGTCTTCATAACAGAACCAAGAGAGCCTTATGAGATGAACCTGAGGACTGGCACATCAACCAAATGAATCTCTTACAGTGATCTCTGttttatatagtattttaatatttctttttaacagaTGTTTGTAAgagattatttattaatgattgtTTCCTATATCCGTCTGATGCACTTGTGATGCTTCAATGATTTGTAAGTTATATGTACATCTTGCACAGATTTTTGGAtctgtaaaaagtaaaataatgtacttaATGTGTAATTTTATGTGCCACATTTCCCCCAGTAATGGGGGAGGTAATGGCTTTTGTCTTTCGCTAAGCAGGTGCCCCAAAACGTAAAATGCCcttcaacacacacacacacacacacgtttataTTTCACTATCCACACTAAAAATGTCAGTCCTGAAAACTACGGACTACTCATTTTCAGAGTACGTGCGCTTTTCCGACGTCACTTGACGCAAGTTGTCTATTGATGTTGGGTATGATTATAGCATACAGACTACTGGTTGGAGTAAGATTATTCCTCTAACTGGTTATCGCGAGTACGTGAAATAAAGAGCATTTTCCAATCCCACAATCCCACTGTTGATCATGGAGAactaaagtgatttttttttttttttttttaatttattcttttgtCAACACTTTGAAATACATAGCCCATCGACCTATTTTTGTGCTGCTAGTGCAAGAAAACGGTTTAATATGTCGGTAGCCTCTGCATCACATTACTACATGCAATAATTAAAGATACCCAGACCTATacgaataaaatgttttcataggTAGGTTTGGGAATTGAAAAGcgtagattattattattcttaatgCTGTATTTGTCAAGGCACCTGCTACCCACTCACCTTCCATGCTCTGATGAGATTTTGTACCTTCAGCGTTTCAAAGGACTTGTAAACACCATGCCAAATTACCATTAGCACAACATAACACACAGCTGAGAAGAGAGATATATACCATTATTAGTGTTCATAGATTGGCCAAAATAGACCCCTTACAGTAATGAGGGGGGAAACAAGATTCTGGTGAGGAGTCCTGAAGCCAAGTAGGGTCACCCAATTTGCAAGATCTAGCCCTTGCAAAAAATGTCCAGATAAATGTTTCCACTCAAACAATCAGTGTAGGCACTAGTCTAGCCAATAGTCCCTTAACAGGTGAAGGTTATGTACAATGACTAACCTTTGTGGTGTCATTGTAGAAAGCATCACATAATGCAGCGCAATGTTTACCGCGTATATTTTCCATGAAGCATTTTTGGATACAGGGAAAGTCTGCTTTTATTAGGTTTTCATTCTAAACAGCAGCGTTTGTCTTTTAGGCAGCATTTCCAGCAATGAAATGCATTATAACAGGACagaatgtatagttaaaaatgtatttactaaaggggTATCCAGCCCTCATATGCACTTGATTGTATAAATAACACAGTACCCGCTTTAAATGAATTTCAAGGTACTTTAACATCCCTTCTTCATTGGTGTGGCTGCATGAGGTGTGTGGGGGCAAGGCATCTTAATCATGTTGATAACTTGGGTCCTAAACAGGTATATTTCTGTGATCAAGTACACTGTGCCATACAATGAAATGCTGTACTCAATACTATTAAATATAGTGTgttgataaaataaagttaaagttGTAACATTTACAAAACTCATTGAGCCAATGGCAGGACTTCCACTTATGTTAGGACCTTTCCTCTGAGCCCAATGTAACACAGGCAACCCCCATACCCTATTTTATGGTTTAGCAAGGCAATGGGATCCATTCACTAAGCTGGGAGCTATGGCTGATTTGAACAGTTAATGCAGTTTTGAGTGGCAACCACATAAGGTATACATTGTGGGGCAAGTGGCAGAAAAAGGGGGCTTCTGTAGTGCAGTGGGGTTGTTGATGAGCAGCCATCTGCCTTAGCACAATCCAAATTCCAGTGCtgacccaataaaaaaaaaaaaaaaaaaaaaaaaaaggctaccgATTACATCTAAGGACTATCTAAAGCAAATAAATGTTACACATTAAGTAGATCAGAATGTAAATCTTTATCTGTAGAGGTTTCTGTACattcaccatacaaaaaaaaaacattaacacgtCAAATGTAGCcattttaaagttaaatatatttaatttaaattagacATGTTACAATATATCAGCAATATGTACAGGGCATTTTAGTTAAATgttctaaatatttaatgtttttaaggtCTGCTTAGTATGTACACACCACGCCGTGTTTCACAGTGCAAACAAGAGATTGAGATTAAAGTGCCGAAAGACCAATTGGTCTTCAATTTCTTTAGACTCCAAAACGTTTCACCAATGTGTCACGTAAGCAGGCAAGTATTTACTGTGAAAgcacaaataaatattagaaacatttacaaaaattgcACCCCGCGGCACAGAAAGATAAATGGATCACTTTATACATATAGATAACTTCATTTTGAGTCGATTTAGATTTCACACGGAGCACTTCAAACCAATACTAATAAATGACTATAAATACTCGTATTAGGCGCACTGtgggatttaaaataaaatgtagaaaattgATAGCTATGGGAAAACTTGCAtgctaatttattaatttagaaaataaccaaataacATACATtgagcctaaaaaaaaaaaaaaaaaaaaaaaaaaaaaaaggaatcaagTACATCCGCGACCTTGTCTCGCAAATCAGCCTTACTGCGACTTAGTATAAACCCCAACACCCAGTGAGGCAACAGTTCAATCTTTGCCAACTAAGATTTCCAAACGTTGGCTGGACTGTTGAAAGTAATGGGCTTGTCTCAACTCTACGCGACTCGGGAATCCATGGTAGTAGCTTTAAAACTAGCACAGTAGATTATGTCCGTATAGCTACTGAAAATCGGTTGGAAAGGCTTTTTTCAAATGCTGGGACTCGAGGACAACTAACAAGGCACCAGTGATAGCGGCTCTAACTACACACCCTGATCTCTAAAATCTCTAAATTGCAGTAAGGCTGATTTGCCATCACCTGgtacctgttttttttgttagaaacaGTCATCAAGCTCAGCGAATACTTTCTATTATTACAGGATATTGCAATTACAATTCAATT includes the following:
- the CPM gene encoding carboxypeptidase M isoform X1; its protein translation is MLWVLKCCMFLGVLPTFVSSLDFVYHNTHAVESFLREINANFPSITYLHSIGKSVEGRDLWVIVIGKYPKMHTVGIPEFKYVANMHGDEVVGREILLHLVEYLVTNYKTDPVISRLINNTRIHILPSMNPDGFEASNRDCLFSGGRYNKNNYDLNRNFPDAFGTDAVSIQLETRAVMDWIKQETFVLSANFHGGAVVASYPYDNANATTNGISPDDDVFIHLAKLYAKNHATMHQGVICDSTSRFSNGITNGYTWYAVKGGMQDYNYIYGQCLEITIELSCCKYPNQTTLAQYWNENKVSLIEYMKQVHMGIKGQVFDIRGNPIQNAKVEVSGRKRICPYYTNKYGEYYFLLLPGSYTFNVTVSGASITRTVNISESQNLWAMSYDFSYTVPTVSPTPETSLCSSTAQPGNAGVAQQIYILPFLLSTMLMLLLTSQ
- the CPM gene encoding carboxypeptidase M isoform X2 — translated: MLWVLKCCMFLGVLPTFVSSLDFVYHNTHAVESFLREINANFPSITYLHSIGKSVEGRDLWVIVIGKYPKMHTVGIPEFKYVANMHGDEVVGREILLHLVEYLVTNYKTDPVISRLINNTRIHILPSMNPDGFEASNRDCLFSGGRYNKNNYDLNRNFPDAFGTDAVSIQLETRAVMDWIKQETFVLSANFHGGAVVASYPYDNANATTNGISPDDDVFIHLAKLYAKNHATMHQGVICDSTSRFSNGITNGYTWYAVKGGMQDYNYIYGQCLEITIELSCCKYPNQTTLAQYWNENKVSLIEYMKQVHMGM